The Cervus elaphus chromosome 22, mCerEla1.1, whole genome shotgun sequence genome has a window encoding:
- the CBX7 gene encoding chromobox protein homolog 7 isoform X2: MELSAIGEQVFAVESIRKKRVRKGKVEYLVKWKGWPPKYSTWEPEEHILDPRLVMAYEEKEERDRASGYRKRGPKPKRLLLQPRKAHKYLRLSRKKFPPRGPNLESHSHRRELFLQESPAQDVLQAASEWEPAEQPPEEEAEADLGEGPPSWTPTLPSSEVTVTDITANSITVTFREAQAAEGFFRDRSGKF; encoded by the exons ATGGAGCTGTCAGCCATCGGCGAGCAGGTGTTCGCCGTAGAGAGCATCCGGAAGAAGCGCGTGCGGAAG ggtAAAGTTGAATACTTGGTGAAGTGGAAAGGATGGCCCCCAAA GTACAGCACGTGGGAGCCGGAGGAACACATCCTGGACCCCCGCCTGGTCATGGCCTACGAGGAGAA GGAGGAGAGAGACCGAGCGTCGGGGTATAGGAAGAGAGGTCCGAAACCCAAACGGCTTCTGCTGCAG CCCCGCAAGGCCCACAAGTACCTGCGGCTCTCACGCAAGAAGTTCCCGCCCCGCGGGCCCAACCTGGAGAGTCACAGCCATCGACGGGAGCTCTTCCTGCAGGAGTCACCGGCCCAGGACGTCCTGCAGGCGGCCAGCGAGTGGGAGCCTGCCGAGCAGCCCCCCGAAGAGGAGG CAGAGGCAGATCTGGGCGAGGGGCCACCTTCCTGGACACCCACGCTCCCCTCAAGTGAAGTGACAGTGACCGACATCACGGCCAACTCCATCACCGTCACCTTCCGCGAGGCCCAGGCCGCCGAGGGCTTCTTCCGAGACCGCAGTGGGAAGTTCTGA
- the CBX7 gene encoding chromobox protein homolog 7 isoform X1, producing MELSAIGEQVFAVESIRKKRVRKGKVEYLVKWKGWPPKYSTWEPEEHILDPRLVMAYEEKEERDRASGYRKRGPKPKRLLLQRLYGMDLRSSHKAKGEEKLCFSLTRPLGSGSPEGVVKAGAPELADKGPLVPTLPFPLRKPRKAHKYLRLSRKKFPPRGPNLESHSHRRELFLQESPAQDVLQAASEWEPAEQPPEEEAEADLGEGPPSWTPTLPSSEVTVTDITANSITVTFREAQAAEGFFRDRSGKF from the exons ATGGAGCTGTCAGCCATCGGCGAGCAGGTGTTCGCCGTAGAGAGCATCCGGAAGAAGCGCGTGCGGAAG ggtAAAGTTGAATACTTGGTGAAGTGGAAAGGATGGCCCCCAAA GTACAGCACGTGGGAGCCGGAGGAACACATCCTGGACCCCCGCCTGGTCATGGCCTACGAGGAGAA GGAGGAGAGAGACCGAGCGTCGGGGTATAGGAAGAGAGGTCCGAAACCCAAACGGCTTCTGCTGCAG CGGCTGTACGGCATGGACCTGCGGAGCTCCCACAAGGCCAAGGGCGAGGAGAAGCTCTGCTTCTCCCTGACGCGCCCACTCGGCAGCGGGAGCCCCGAGGGGGTGGTCAAGGCGGGGGCGCCCGAGCTGGCGGACAAGGGCCCCTTGGTGCCCACCCTGCCCTTCCCGCTCCGCAAGCCCCGCAAGGCCCACAAGTACCTGCGGCTCTCACGCAAGAAGTTCCCGCCCCGCGGGCCCAACCTGGAGAGTCACAGCCATCGACGGGAGCTCTTCCTGCAGGAGTCACCGGCCCAGGACGTCCTGCAGGCGGCCAGCGAGTGGGAGCCTGCCGAGCAGCCCCCCGAAGAGGAGG CAGAGGCAGATCTGGGCGAGGGGCCACCTTCCTGGACACCCACGCTCCCCTCAAGTGAAGTGACAGTGACCGACATCACGGCCAACTCCATCACCGTCACCTTCCGCGAGGCCCAGGCCGCCGAGGGCTTCTTCCGAGACCGCAGTGGGAAGTTCTGA
- the CBX7 gene encoding chromobox protein homolog 7 isoform X3 — translation MELSAIGEQVFAVESIRKKRVRKGKVEYLVKWKGWPPKYSTWEPEEHILDPRLVMAYEEKEERDRASGYRKRGPKPKRLLLQESPAQDVLQAASEWEPAEQPPEEEAEADLGEGPPSWTPTLPSSEVTVTDITANSITVTFREAQAAEGFFRDRSGKF, via the exons ATGGAGCTGTCAGCCATCGGCGAGCAGGTGTTCGCCGTAGAGAGCATCCGGAAGAAGCGCGTGCGGAAG ggtAAAGTTGAATACTTGGTGAAGTGGAAAGGATGGCCCCCAAA GTACAGCACGTGGGAGCCGGAGGAACACATCCTGGACCCCCGCCTGGTCATGGCCTACGAGGAGAA GGAGGAGAGAGACCGAGCGTCGGGGTATAGGAAGAGAGGTCCGAAACCCAAACGGCTTCTGCTGCAG GAGTCACCGGCCCAGGACGTCCTGCAGGCGGCCAGCGAGTGGGAGCCTGCCGAGCAGCCCCCCGAAGAGGAGG CAGAGGCAGATCTGGGCGAGGGGCCACCTTCCTGGACACCCACGCTCCCCTCAAGTGAAGTGACAGTGACCGACATCACGGCCAACTCCATCACCGTCACCTTCCGCGAGGCCCAGGCCGCCGAGGGCTTCTTCCGAGACCGCAGTGGGAAGTTCTGA